In bacterium, the genomic stretch GTCACGCCCTGGCCCTTGTCGCGCAGGGATGAGATTATCCTGTCACCCTCGTTCCGGCTGATAAAACGCAGCACCTGCTGGCCCACCGCCATCTTGCTCTCGATGTACATCCCGGTGACATTGCCCAGCGAAAATCCGATGCCGTAAAAAATCACGTTGAGCCAGTTGTTCAGGTGGCTGATAATCCCCGTGATGGCCGCCAGCCAGATAAGAACCTCGAAAAACCCGAGGCTGGCCGCGATCAAGCGCTTGCCCCGGATTATCATTATCATGCGCATGGTGGAGATCGAAACATCGCTGATCCGCATGCACATGATCGCCAGGGGCAGCAGCATCGGGATTTTCTCAAGCCCGTCGAGCAGATGTCCCACCGGTCAGTCCTCCATTTCCGGAGCCGTCTTGCTTTTAGCGGCCTTGCGCCCGCCCAGGAACCCCAACCCGAACAGCGCGAAAGTGACAATCCAGAACAGCCATGGCGGAAGGTGCCAGTGCCAGGCGTGCCCCAGCGACTCCTGCCAGTTGGAGGCCGCCTCCAGGCCCAGCTTGACCGAGATCCAGCCGATCACCAGGTAGGCGGCGTGCTCCAGGTTGGGGAACTTTTCGAGCAGCTTGATGAACCAGCTCGCCGCGTAGCGCATGAATATCATCCCCAGGATGCCGCCGGTGTAGACCAGCCATATCTCCGGGGTCAGGGCCACCGCGGCCAGGATCGAGTCGATGGCGAAAGCGATGTCGGTCAGCTCGACCAGCAGCACGGTGTGCCAGAACCCGGCTTTCTTGGGCGGGCCTTTGCGCTGGTCCGCCGTGGCGTGGTAGGCGAAGTGCTTGACCGCCAGGTAGGCCAGGTAGGCCGCGCCCAGGGCCTGAAGGTACCAGTAGCGGATGAGGGTCGCCGCGCTCAGGATCGCCAGGAAACGGAATACGAACGCCCCGCCGATCCCGTAGAGCAGGGCCTTTTTCTGCTGTTCCTTGGGCAGCACCCGCACCAGGATCGCCAGGACCAGGGCGTTGTCCGCCGAGAGCAGCCCCTCCAGGACCGCCACGGTCGATATCACCAGCACAGCGTGGATCAACATGTCACCTCATCCGTATGATTGTTCTCTCTCGCCTTCCGTTTTCCGGGACCCGATCCCGGAAACCTTAACCGCACGACTGGCCAGCCGGCCACCCGAAAGCGCACGCCAACTTTGCAAAAACCCTCAAATTGCTTTATATTGCAGTTTATACGGATTCCTGGGGCATTTTCCGCCGGCCGGGAACCGACCCTGATTCATAGTTCAACATAGAGTTCAGGCCCTCCTCTGGCAAGGAAATCCCGACCGTACAGACACGGAGAAAGACCTAAACATGCTGCAGCAGCTTTTTCAACCTCTGGCCGCCCTGTTCCTGATCATCGCCCTGGGCAGCGCCCTGGGCAACCTCCGCCTGGCCAACATCACGCTGGGTTCCTCCGGGGTGCTGTTCGTGGCCCTGCTGTTCGGGCATTTCGGGGTCAAGCTGCCGCACGAGGTCCAGGACCTCGGCATCATCCTGTTTGTCTACGCGGTGGGCCTGCAGGCCGGGCCGCGCTTTTTCAACCAGTTCAAGCGCCGCGGGGTGGTGTTCGCCAAGATCGGCGCGGCGGTGGTGGCAGCCGGAGCTGCGATCACCTGGCTGGTGACCCGGGCTTTCGGCATCGACCCGTCCCTGGCGATCGGGATGTACGCCGGAGCGATGACCAGCACTCCGGCCCTGGCCTCGGCCATGGATGCCGCCGGCGACCCGCGGGTGAGCGTGGGCTACGGTATCGCCTACCCGTTCGGGGTGATCGGCGTGGTGCTGTTCGTGCAGTTGCTGCCGCGTCTGCTGCGGATCGACCTGGAGGCCGAGGAGCGCCTGGTGCAGAACAGCGAGCCGCAGGGCAAGAAAGTCCACCGCCGCCAGTATCGGGTCTCGAACCCCGGCTGCGTGGGGCGCACCCTGGTCGACCTCAAGCTGCACAGCATCACCGCGGTCAACGTCAGCCGCGTGCACCGCGGCGGCCAGGTGATGGCGGCCCGTCCCGACCTGCGCCTGGAGCTGGGCGACATTATCCTGGCCGTGGGCCAGGAGGAGGACCTGGAAAAGCTCAAGCTGCTGATCGGCGAGGAGACCCACACCGAGGACATGCTGGCGAGCCCGGATGTTATCTCGCGCGACGCCTTCGTCTCCAGCTCCGACATGACCGGCCACAGCCTTCGTGACCTGGGCGTGTTCGAGAACTACGGCGTGGTGGTCACACGGGTGTTCCGCGAGGACATGGAGTTCGTGCCCACCGGACGGTTCGTGCTGGAGGTGGGGGATTCGGTGCGGGTGGCCGGGGCGCGGGAGGACTGCGAGCGGTTCGTCCAGGCGGCCGGCCAGCAGGAGAAACGCATCCACGAGACCAACATCCTGGCCCTGTCGTTAGGCATATTCGCCGGGATAATGCTCGGCTTCGAGAACATCCCGCTGCCCGGCGGGGCCAGTTTCCGCCTGGGCCTGGCCGGGGGGCCCCTGCTGGTGAGCCTGGTGCTGGCGCACTACGGACGGATCGGCAAGCTCAATATCCGTATCCCGCGCGGGGCCAAGTATATCATGAGCCAGCTCGGGCTGGTGCTGTTCCTGGCCGGGGCGGGCACCTCGGCGGGCGGCTCGTTCGCCCAGGTCATCGCCGAGTCGGGCCTGTCGCTGCTGGTGGCCGGGGCGCTGATCACCCTGGGGGCCTCGATCGTGGGCCTGCTGCTCAGCCGCTACCTGTGGCGCCTGGATTTCCTGACCGTCATGGGGGCGATCTGCGGCGGCATGACCAGCACTCCGGCCCTGGGCGCGATCACCGACCTCACCGACAGCCGTCAGCCCCTTCTGGCCTACACCGCGGTCTACCCGGTGGCCCTGATCCTCATCACCGTGATCTGCCAGTTCCTGTTCTTCCTGCTCTGAGAACGTCTATCACCGAGGCGCCCCTGACGGCCTGTTCTTCCCGGACAGGCCCCAGGGGCGCTTTTGTCTCCGGCTGACAACCTTCCCCCCGAATCATTCTGTTCTCACGAAAAATATTTTGCATTATTTGCACTAAACGCTTTAAACGCACCAACTTCGCTGGATTTTGGAGTGCATAATCGTTATTTTAGTGCATGAATTTTTATTCATGATTTCCGTGTATTGCGGGTTTTATTCTCCGGAGGGGGGAGGTTGGGATGATCGCACCTTTTAAACCACAGATACAGCAACACCTGAGCGGGTTACGCGCGGACAACTGCATTCTGGACCTGAACAACAATTTCAGCAAGAATGTGGTGGAACTCAAAGCCCGTGCCGGGTTGGGAACCCAACTGTTCATGTATTACACGTTTATCCCAGATGTAGAAAGTGGCCGCGGGCCGGAGATGCCAGCCTCGCGGGATATCGGAGAATTCAGCCCGTCGAGCCTGATTTTCAAAGACCCTTCCAAATGGGAAAAGATTGTATGGAAACCGGGCCCAGGCATAGTGAGCGGCCAGGTGAAAGCGCTGGCGAAATTCCGTGGGCCGTCCGGGACACACGAGGAAAAAATGGAAATCAGGGTGCTGGCTGTCAGTCCAAAGGTCTATTTTGATCTATCCCCCGCGAACATAGCCATGATCCATTTGAAGAAAAAAGACGGTGATACGGCAGATTACACCCATAAGGTTGAGGGGAGGTTCCGTTTCAGCGGCCATAAAGGCTGCCAAGTAAGGTTGACACTCGCATACGAAGGTACATCCGGTGGACATATCCACGGTGACTACTGCGATCCGGTGGGTTGGCGCAAATCGATAGGCGAATTCAGTGGTTTCAACGTGGACGGCCTCTCCACTTTCGAGCTGGATGGGAGCCGCTGGGGCACAGCGGTGAATTACACCTCCTACGGGGTTTGTGGCTCGATTTTCGCCAAGGCGGAATTTCTCGACAAGAAAACCGGACTGGTGTATGCCATCCGGAAATTCAAGATGGTGGTGGAATACAGGGGAAACTTTATCGAGTTGAAGGGATCGGATGATATAAAGCTGATCGGAAAGACAGATGAACATCTGGAGAACCATTTCGGGACGCCGGCTTTGATAAGCGCGATTCAAAAGCTGGCGGCTGATTATTGCAAGGCGTTTGACGAAGGCAAGTTTGATATCTTAAAATTCAGAATAGAGCCGGGTGCAAAAGAAAGCGGAAATTTCAAATTCGGACCTTATAAGCCCGGACCACGAGTTTCCCTGGACGATCTTTGTGACCATGTGAAACCGAAAGTCAAGAAACTGGAAGTGAACGACATGAGCCTGATCAACGGAGGGCGTTTCGATTGCCAACTTAAGGATACGGAGGAGAGTAAAAAGAAACCGTTTCAGTCTCCGCATAAAACACATATGTTCGGGGAACAAGTAGATATCAATTACACGAGACAGTCAAATAGGCAAAGGGATTGGTTTAAAGAAAATGCCCTGAAATATTTCCAATTTGTCGGGACGCATGGAAAGAAAGGTTCTATATATGAACACTGGCATTGCTCGATTCCTTTAAGTTGAGTTCAGTCTGCTCCCGGCAACTCGTGCCACTCGCCCTCGCGGTGGTACAGCACGGTCGAGGCCTTGTCCATGAAACCGTCTTCGATCCCGTCGTGCTCAATCGGAAACGGGGGTTCCTCGTCGCGGTCATACGATTTGAACTGGCTCAGAATATACGCGCTGTCCGCGGTGCTTATATACCACGAGAAACCGAGTATCCCGTCGCCGAAGCCCTGCATGTATCCGGTTTCCTTGCATGGCCCGGCCAGCGATGAATCCAGTTCAGTACCGCCGCGAAAAATAAAGAGGCGGGATTTTAAATCTTTAGAGGCGAGCAGAGCCCAATCTGTCACTCCGGTTTGGTAGAATTGACCGGAGATGACATTGTGCGGCTCGTCATCGCCGTAGACTTGGGGGACTGTATAGCCCTCCTTTTCCATCCAGATGCGTATGCCTTCTGGCAGGTCCGGGAACGCCGATGGCGGCAGGCGCTTTAAAGCTTCGGCAGCCGCCAGCCAGACCCCAGGTGAAACGTACATCTCGTCGTAATAGCCTTTAAAACTGTACCATATCCCGTTGTCACAGTACAGTAAGCCGCCGTGAGCCTTGCCGCCGATACCAAAGTGATCGGTCGAGGGAAAGATGCTGTCGATGTTGGCAGGTGTGTATTTCTCGCCATAAAAAGGATCAGCGGTTTCGATTTGTCGGATAAACCCGAACCGGCCGTTCCCGGTGTAATCCATATAATCCCGCTCCGGGGACACTGATGCAATCAGAGTGTCGGAGGCTGAGCCGTGACGGAACACAATGATGCAGCAGATCTCGTCTTTGGAGGCCAGAACGGCCCAGTCCTGTGACCCAGCCGCACAGAAATCCCCGGATATGACGTTCACCCGTTCAGTTGCGTCATAGGGTTGGGGAATTGAATATCCTTCGGCCGCAAGCCATTCCTGGATTTCCGTGGGAAGGAGGGCGAAATCCGACGGGGGCAGATGCTTGATGTCCTTAACCGATTTTTCCCAATCTTCTTCCGTAAATCTGGACAGGTAACGCTCTCTAATTTGTTTTTCAGGATCGTCGTAAGAATATTCCTTATGAACCACGGCGGTGTCTTCGGCTGTGGGGGCTGCGTTGTCTTGCGCTGTGGGCCGGAGTAATGTGGTTGTATCCTGCGCTGCGGCCTGCGGCTGCGCGGGCTTTTCGCCGCGCGAGCAGGCGCAGAGAAGAGAGAGAACGAGCAGAAAAACAATCAACCGTGCGGGCAAGGCCAGCCTCCTTAAGTCAGGGACAACGGCGTAATCATACTTCATTATGCGTTGGGCTGTCAAGGCCGGTGCAAGGGACACGTCTGCCCTCCCGCTCCCGGGAACACTCCCTTCTTTTTCCATTCACGCGCGTTGAATTTCCTTCCACTCCGTGCTAAGCTTGCTCAACAATTCCAGTCGCTGAAAAGGCACTTTTACCCGCAGGAGGATGAATGCTCAACCGCAGGCAGTTCATTGTCAGCTCGGCTGCGCCGCTCGGCTTGATCAGCCTGGGCCGGGCCGCAGAAACGGAATCCGAGGCCGCCCCGTCCGCCGGGCCTTACGGTGTAGCCAAACAAAGCCGGACCGTGGTCGACCGGATCGCCGGACTGAGCCTTCAGGAATTGAAACAGCGGCACCGTCAGGAGCTGGACCGGGACTACCTGGGCTACTGGAAAGACCACGGGATCGACTGGGAGCGCGGCGGCGTGATGCCCTACCGCGAGCTTATGAAAGGCATGCCCTACCTGGCCAAGCACTACTACCTGAAACAGATGTATTTCCAGGGACGGGCGATCTGGACTTTCTCCTACCTGTACAACCATTTCAGCCACGATGAGCGCCACCTGGCCATCGCCCGCCACACCCGCGACTTCATCTACAAGTACGCCCGCAACCCGGACGGCACCTGGGCCTCCGAGCTGACTCCCGAGGGCAAGGTGCTGCTGGCCGAATCGGACCCGGCGGGCGATTTCTACGTGGCCCTCGGCCTGACCGAGTTCTACAAGGCCACCGGCGAGAAAG encodes the following:
- a CDS encoding DUF5698 domain-containing protein — encoded protein: MGHLLDGLEKIPMLLPLAIMCMRISDVSISTMRMIMIIRGKRLIAASLGFFEVLIWLAAITGIISHLNNWLNVIFYGIGFSLGNVTGMYIESKMAVGQQVLRFISRNEGDRIISSLRDKGQGVTQVQATGRDGPVGLGFMIAARKKVPRIIDTITEIDPAAVITVEDVRHSNIVDYYQHGQIGTRWWNNFLKKK
- a CDS encoding TerC family protein, with the protein product MLIHAVLVISTVAVLEGLLSADNALVLAILVRVLPKEQQKKALLYGIGGAFVFRFLAILSAATLIRYWYLQALGAAYLAYLAVKHFAYHATADQRKGPPKKAGFWHTVLLVELTDIAFAIDSILAAVALTPEIWLVYTGGILGMIFMRYAASWFIKLLEKFPNLEHAAYLVIGWISVKLGLEAASNWQESLGHAWHWHLPPWLFWIVTFALFGLGFLGGRKAAKSKTAPEMED
- a CDS encoding YidE/YbjL duplication, producing MLQQLFQPLAALFLIIALGSALGNLRLANITLGSSGVLFVALLFGHFGVKLPHEVQDLGIILFVYAVGLQAGPRFFNQFKRRGVVFAKIGAAVVAAGAAITWLVTRAFGIDPSLAIGMYAGAMTSTPALASAMDAAGDPRVSVGYGIAYPFGVIGVVLFVQLLPRLLRIDLEAEERLVQNSEPQGKKVHRRQYRVSNPGCVGRTLVDLKLHSITAVNVSRVHRGGQVMAARPDLRLELGDIILAVGQEEDLEKLKLLIGEETHTEDMLASPDVISRDAFVSSSDMTGHSLRDLGVFENYGVVVTRVFREDMEFVPTGRFVLEVGDSVRVAGAREDCERFVQAAGQQEKRIHETNILALSLGIFAGIMLGFENIPLPGGASFRLGLAGGPLLVSLVLAHYGRIGKLNIRIPRGAKYIMSQLGLVLFLAGAGTSAGGSFAQVIAESGLSLLVAGALITLGASIVGLLLSRYLWRLDFLTVMGAICGGMTSTPALGAITDLTDSRQPLLAYTAVYPVALILITVICQFLFFLL